From Etheostoma cragini isolate CJK2018 chromosome 17, CSU_Ecrag_1.0, whole genome shotgun sequence, one genomic window encodes:
- the prom2 gene encoding prominin-2, whose translation MGLCESVRGRCWLGSAGTFRAGVGVLLLGLSLAQTVPPQPACPAAVGPQSLVQPQYQNTAAVDSGVGFMAALVQSFLQTVQPNPLPNDLILKIVHDFDQKMLDQEILKKILVYEVGFLVCAAIGVLYIVLMPIVGFFLACCRCCGNCGGKMYQKQTSSIHCRRRTFYWTAFVTTAIILAGNICMFKSNEAIKVSVDQSQVELNQTIGNIQSFLTAVPQQVNNVVNESYRTVQEVTRNLDAIGPQLGTEIKERFRGTLDPALHSVRLLDQETVNISLYVDKLNSSLAQLQSSMDRIQANVTAVKNQINQTLSKPNCNGCNILQSELQKIPLDISFTIPSFNDFKSAVDEVNKINLKSQIKKVEDYFDSIPQRVTNDTKDVVQSSKQLLDGIKTQISEVTNDIPLSSLTKVSETLSQVQREIGTVTPTVERAEYLRWAVCVVLCCVVLLVVLCNLLGLVLGPLGLKPKAEPTKRSCPSDCGGVFLLMGAGFSFLFSWLFMIVVLVLFLLGGNVFTLLCRPWSNGELFKLIDTPGLIPGLEIGPTLGLKTNISISEIYRDCKDNQTLWTTLHLYELIDLGDLLNVSKYTEQIQQLFENKNILLANITLLSPEVQKQLGIFSNRATNIDSTAVTQKMNNISSINLNTTASKIDEIAVIQSNNDIKKELQNEARDLREIQTNIETTIIPQLKNLNSTLQSLGSITEKINGTVGEVLSNVGAAQDFLNKNTAQIVRTESKKFLDCQLNYFIVYADWVNITITQQVGRCGPVAGAVDSVEIILCSHIVESLNAFWFSLGWCMIFFIPSIIFSIKLAKYYRRMKYSDAYDDHLIMNHIPRAQAKFT comes from the exons ATGGGGTTATGTGAGAGTGTGAGGGGTCGGTGTTGGCTGGGCAGCGCTGGAACGTTCAGGGCCGGAGTAGGAGTGTTACTGCTGGGTCTCAGCCTGGCCCAGACTGTCCCTCCACAGCCTGCCTGTCCAGCAGCTGTGGGCCCACAGAGCCTCGTCCAGCCCCAGTACCAGAACACGGCAGCGGTGGACAGCGGTGTGGGTTTCATGGCAGCTCTGGTCCAGTCCTTCCTCCAAACAGTCCAGCCTAACCCTTTACCTAACG ATCTGATCCTGAAAATAGTCCACGATTTTGATCAAAAGATGTTGGATCAAGAAATCCTCAAAAAA ATCCTGGTGTACGAAGTGGGTTTCCTGGTATGTGCAGCCATTGGCGTACTGTACATTGTTCTGATGCCCATAGTTGGTTTCTTCTTGGCGTGCTGTCGCTGTTGTGGCAACTGTGGTGGGAAGATGTACCAGAAGCAGACATCCTCCATTCACTGTCGCAGAAGAACTTTCTACTGGACTGCATTCGTCACCACAGCTATTatcct TGCTGGGAACATTTGCATGTTCAAAAGTAACGAAGCCATCAAAGTGAGTGTGGACCAGAGTCAAGTGGAGCTCAACCAAACAATAGGCAACATCCAATCCTTCCTCACGGCTGTGCCTCAG CAAGTCAACAATGTGGTGAATGAGAGCTACAGAACTGTGCAGGAGGTTACCAGAAACCTAGATG CCATTGGACCTCAGTTGGGAACAGAGATCAAGGAGCGATTTAGAGGAACCCTGGACCCAGCGCTGCACTCAGTAAGACTTCTGGACCAAG AGACTGTAAACATTAGTCTTTATGTGGACAAGCTGAACTCATCTTTGGCCCAGCTGCAGTCCAGCATGGACCGCATCCAGGCCAATGTCACTGCtgttaaaaatcaaataaatcagaCTTTATCCAAGCCAAACTGCAATGGCTGTAACATCCTGCAGTCTGAGCTACAGAAAATACCACTGGACATCTCCTTTACT ATTCCCAGCTTCAATGACTTCAAGTCTGCAGTGGATGAagtcaacaaaataaatctcaaatCCCAAATCAAGAAA GTGGAGGATTATTTTGACAGCATCCCCCAGAGGGTGACCAATGACACCAAGGATGTAGTTCAAA gcAGCAAGCAGCTGTTGGatggaataaaaacacagatctCGGAGGTTACCAATGACATCCCTTTATCTAGTCTGACCAAAGTGTCGGAGACTCTGAGCCAGGTGCAGAGAGAAATCGGCACGGTAACACCAACGGTCGAGAGAGCAGAGtatttaag ATGGGCAGTGTGCGTGGTCCTGTGCTGCGTGGTCCTTCTGGTGGTGCTGTGTAACCTCCTGGGTCTGGTCCTGGGTCCGCTGGGTCTTAAACCCAAAGCAGAGCCCACAAAGCGCTCCTGCCCGTCAGATTGTGGAGGCGTCTTCCTCTTAAT GGGCGCAGGTTTTAGTTTCCTTTTCTCCTGGCTGTTCATGATAGTGGTGCTGGTGCTGTTCTTGCTGGGCGGGAATGTTTTCACTCTGCTCTGTCGGCCCTGGAGCAACGGAGAACTGTTTAAG CTCATTGATACTCCAGGTTTAATTCCAGGGTTGGAGATAGGTCCAACTTTAGGACTGAAAACCAACATCAGTATCTCTGAAATCTACAG GGACTGTAAGGATAACCAGACTCTGTGGACAACGCTGCACTTGTATGAGCTCATAGACCTTGGAGACCTCCTCAATGTATCTAAA TACACAGAGCAGATCCAGCAGCTTTTTGAGAATAAAAACATCCTTCTGGCCAACATCACTCTCCTGAGCCCTGAAGTTCAAAAACAACTCGGCATCTTCTCCAACAGGGCGACAAATATTGACTCCACTGCTGTGACGCAGAAG ATGAACAACATTTCCAGCATCAATCTGAATACAACAGCTAGCAAAATTGATGAGATCGCTGTGATACAA tcaaacaaTGATATTAAAAAAGAGCTCCAAAATGAGGCCAGGGACCTGAGAGAGATCCAGACCAACATAGAAACAACCATCATCCCACAACTG AAAAACCTGAACTCGACCCTCCAAAGCCTTGGATCCATCACAGAAAAAATCAAT GGAACAGTGGGGGAGGTGCTGAGCAACGTGGGAGCAGCACAAGACTtcctcaacaaaaacacagcacagatcGTCAGGACC GAGAGCAAAAAGTTTTTGGACTGTCAGCTAAATTACTTCATTGTTTATGCTGACTGGGTCAACATCACG ATAACGCAGCAGGTGGGCCGCTGTGGGCCGGTGGCGGGAGCCGTGGACTCTGTTGAGATTATCCTATGTTCACACATTGTAGAGTCTCTG aATGCATTCTGGTTCAGTCTGGGCTGGTGCATGATCTTCTTCATCCCCAGCATCATCTTTTCTATCAAACTTGCCAAGTACTACCGGAGGATGAAGTACTCTGATGCCTATGA CGACCACTTAATTATGAACCACATACCGCGGGCCCAAGCAAAATTTACCTAA
- the ldb1a gene encoding LIM domain-binding protein 1-A isoform X1 produces MSVGGCACPGCSSKSFKLYSPKEPPNGGSFPPFHPGAMLDRDVGPTPMYPPSYMEPGMGRPTPYGNQTDYRIYELNKRLQNWTEDCDNLWWDAFTTEFFEDDAMLTITFCLEDGPKRYTIGRTLIPRYFRSIFEGGATELFYVLKHPKESFHSNFVSLDCDQCTMVTQNGKPMFTQVCVEGRLYLEFMFDDMMRIKTWHFSIRQHREVLPRSILAMHDPQMLDQLAKNITRCGLSNSTLNYLRLCVILEPMQELMSRHKTYSLSPRDCLKTCLFQKWQRMVAPPAEPARQAPNKRRKRKVSGGSTVSSGGGSNNNSNSKKKSPANSFSLSSQVPDVMMVGEPTLMGGEFGDEDERLITRLENTQFDGANGLEDEDSFNSSPALGAQSPWNNKAPSSQESKNDNSQSSQ; encoded by the exons gCTGTTCGTCAAAGTCATTCAAGCTGTACTCTCCTAAGGAGCCCCCCAACGGCGGCAGCTTTCCCCCCTTCCATCCAGGCGCCATGCTGGACAGAGATGTTGG GCCTACACCCATGTACCCCCCATCATACATGGAGCCTGGAATGGG gaGACCCACACCGTACGGCAACCAGACAGATTACCGGATATATGAGCTGAACAAAAGGCTACAGAATTGGACAGAG GACTGTGACAATCTCTGGTGGGATGCCTTCACCACAGAGTTCTTCGAAGATGACGCCATGCTCACCATCACGTTCTGCCTGGAAGATGGGCCAAAACGATACA ctaTTGGCAGGACGCTGATTCCGCGATACTTTCGAAGTATTTTTGAGGGGGGTGCCACTGAGCTGTTCTATGTGTTGAAACACCCAAAGGAGTCCTTCCACAGTAACTTTGTGTCTCTCGACTGTGACCAGTGCACCATGGTGACCCAGAACGGCAAACCTATGTTCACACAG GTTTGTGTGGAAGGCCGCCTGTACCTGGAGTTCATGTTTGATGACATGATGAGGATCAAGACGTGGCACTTCAGCAtcagacaacacagagaggtCCTACCAAGGAGCATTTTGGCTATGCAT GATCCCCAAATGCTCGATCAGCTGGCTAAAAATATCACCAGATGTGGGCTGTCCAACTCCACGCTCAACTATCTCCGT CTGTGTGTGATATTGGAGCCCATGCAAGAGTTGATGTCAAGGCATAAGACCTATAGCTTGAGCCCCAGAGACTGCCTGAAGACTTGCCTCTTCCAAAAGTGGCAAAGAATGGTAGCACCTCCAG CTGAGCCAGCCAGACAAGCTCCAAACAAGCGGCGGAAAAGGAAAGTGTCCGGTGGAAGCACCGTGAGCTCTGGCGGTGGCAGCAATAataacagcaacagcaaaaagAAGAGTCCAGCCAACAGCTTTTCACTCTCCAGCCAGGTACCT GACGTGATGATGGTGGGAGAGCCCACTCTGATGGGAGGGGAGTTTGGTGACGAGGACGAGCGTCTGATCACGCGGCTGGAGAACACGCAGTTCGATGGGGCGAATGGCCTGGAGGATGAGGACAGTTTCAACAGCTCGCCTGCACTGGGGGCACAATCGCCCTGGAACAACAAGGCTCCTTCCAGTCAGGAGAGCAAGAATGACAACTCCCAGTCGTCCCAATAG
- the ldb1a gene encoding LIM domain-binding protein 1-A isoform X4: MSVGGCACPGCSSKSFKLYSPKEPPNGGSFPPFHPGAMLDRDVGPTPMYPPSYMEPGMGRPTPYGNQTDYRIYELNKRLQNWTEDCDNLWWDAFTTEFFEDDAMLTITFCLEDGPKRYTIGRTLIPRYFRSIFEGGATELFYVLKHPKESFHSNFVSLDCDQCTMVTQNGKPMFTQVCVEGRLYLEFMFDDMMRIKTWHFSIRQHREVLPRSILAMHDPQMLDQLAKNITRCGLSNSTLNYLRLCVILEPMQELMSRHKTYSLSPRDCLKTCLFQKWQRMVAPPAEPARQAPNKRRKRKVSGGSTVSSGGGSNNNSNSKKKSPANSFSLSSQVPDLVGTKTCTVPELEDRS, translated from the exons gCTGTTCGTCAAAGTCATTCAAGCTGTACTCTCCTAAGGAGCCCCCCAACGGCGGCAGCTTTCCCCCCTTCCATCCAGGCGCCATGCTGGACAGAGATGTTGG GCCTACACCCATGTACCCCCCATCATACATGGAGCCTGGAATGGG gaGACCCACACCGTACGGCAACCAGACAGATTACCGGATATATGAGCTGAACAAAAGGCTACAGAATTGGACAGAG GACTGTGACAATCTCTGGTGGGATGCCTTCACCACAGAGTTCTTCGAAGATGACGCCATGCTCACCATCACGTTCTGCCTGGAAGATGGGCCAAAACGATACA ctaTTGGCAGGACGCTGATTCCGCGATACTTTCGAAGTATTTTTGAGGGGGGTGCCACTGAGCTGTTCTATGTGTTGAAACACCCAAAGGAGTCCTTCCACAGTAACTTTGTGTCTCTCGACTGTGACCAGTGCACCATGGTGACCCAGAACGGCAAACCTATGTTCACACAG GTTTGTGTGGAAGGCCGCCTGTACCTGGAGTTCATGTTTGATGACATGATGAGGATCAAGACGTGGCACTTCAGCAtcagacaacacagagaggtCCTACCAAGGAGCATTTTGGCTATGCAT GATCCCCAAATGCTCGATCAGCTGGCTAAAAATATCACCAGATGTGGGCTGTCCAACTCCACGCTCAACTATCTCCGT CTGTGTGTGATATTGGAGCCCATGCAAGAGTTGATGTCAAGGCATAAGACCTATAGCTTGAGCCCCAGAGACTGCCTGAAGACTTGCCTCTTCCAAAAGTGGCAAAGAATGGTAGCACCTCCAG CTGAGCCAGCCAGACAAGCTCCAAACAAGCGGCGGAAAAGGAAAGTGTCCGGTGGAAGCACCGTGAGCTCTGGCGGTGGCAGCAATAataacagcaacagcaaaaagAAGAGTCCAGCCAACAGCTTTTCACTCTCCAGCCAGGTACCT gaCCTGGTTGGAACAAAAACCTGTACAGTGCCGGAGCTTGAGGACCGGAGTTGA
- the ldb1a gene encoding LIM domain-binding protein 1-A isoform X2: protein MSVGGCACPGCSSKSFKLYSPKEPPNGGSFPPFHPGAMLDRDVGPTPMYPPSYMEPGMGRPTPYGNQTDYRIYELNKRLQNWTEDCDNLWWDAFTTEFFEDDAMLTITFCLEDGPKRYTIGRTLIPRYFRSIFEGGATELFYVLKHPKESFHSNFVSLDCDQCTMVTQNGKPMFTQVCVEGRLYLEFMFDDMMRIKTWHFSIRQHREVLPRSILAMHDPQMLDQLAKNITRCGLSNSTLNYLRLCVILEPMQELMSRHKTYSLSPRDCLKTCLFQKWQRMVAPPAEPARQAPNKRRKRKVSGGSTVSSGGGSNNNSNSKKKSPANSFSLSSQDVMMVGEPTLMGGEFGDEDERLITRLENTQFDGANGLEDEDSFNSSPALGAQSPWNNKAPSSQESKNDNSQSSQ from the exons gCTGTTCGTCAAAGTCATTCAAGCTGTACTCTCCTAAGGAGCCCCCCAACGGCGGCAGCTTTCCCCCCTTCCATCCAGGCGCCATGCTGGACAGAGATGTTGG GCCTACACCCATGTACCCCCCATCATACATGGAGCCTGGAATGGG gaGACCCACACCGTACGGCAACCAGACAGATTACCGGATATATGAGCTGAACAAAAGGCTACAGAATTGGACAGAG GACTGTGACAATCTCTGGTGGGATGCCTTCACCACAGAGTTCTTCGAAGATGACGCCATGCTCACCATCACGTTCTGCCTGGAAGATGGGCCAAAACGATACA ctaTTGGCAGGACGCTGATTCCGCGATACTTTCGAAGTATTTTTGAGGGGGGTGCCACTGAGCTGTTCTATGTGTTGAAACACCCAAAGGAGTCCTTCCACAGTAACTTTGTGTCTCTCGACTGTGACCAGTGCACCATGGTGACCCAGAACGGCAAACCTATGTTCACACAG GTTTGTGTGGAAGGCCGCCTGTACCTGGAGTTCATGTTTGATGACATGATGAGGATCAAGACGTGGCACTTCAGCAtcagacaacacagagaggtCCTACCAAGGAGCATTTTGGCTATGCAT GATCCCCAAATGCTCGATCAGCTGGCTAAAAATATCACCAGATGTGGGCTGTCCAACTCCACGCTCAACTATCTCCGT CTGTGTGTGATATTGGAGCCCATGCAAGAGTTGATGTCAAGGCATAAGACCTATAGCTTGAGCCCCAGAGACTGCCTGAAGACTTGCCTCTTCCAAAAGTGGCAAAGAATGGTAGCACCTCCAG CTGAGCCAGCCAGACAAGCTCCAAACAAGCGGCGGAAAAGGAAAGTGTCCGGTGGAAGCACCGTGAGCTCTGGCGGTGGCAGCAATAataacagcaacagcaaaaagAAGAGTCCAGCCAACAGCTTTTCACTCTCCAGCCAG GACGTGATGATGGTGGGAGAGCCCACTCTGATGGGAGGGGAGTTTGGTGACGAGGACGAGCGTCTGATCACGCGGCTGGAGAACACGCAGTTCGATGGGGCGAATGGCCTGGAGGATGAGGACAGTTTCAACAGCTCGCCTGCACTGGGGGCACAATCGCCCTGGAACAACAAGGCTCCTTCCAGTCAGGAGAGCAAGAATGACAACTCCCAGTCGTCCCAATAG
- the ldb1a gene encoding LIM domain-binding protein 1-A isoform X3, translating into MLDRDVGPTPMYPPSYMEPGMGRPTPYGNQTDYRIYELNKRLQNWTEDCDNLWWDAFTTEFFEDDAMLTITFCLEDGPKRYTIGRTLIPRYFRSIFEGGATELFYVLKHPKESFHSNFVSLDCDQCTMVTQNGKPMFTQVCVEGRLYLEFMFDDMMRIKTWHFSIRQHREVLPRSILAMHDPQMLDQLAKNITRCGLSNSTLNYLRLCVILEPMQELMSRHKTYSLSPRDCLKTCLFQKWQRMVAPPAEPARQAPNKRRKRKVSGGSTVSSGGGSNNNSNSKKKSPANSFSLSSQVPDVMMVGEPTLMGGEFGDEDERLITRLENTQFDGANGLEDEDSFNSSPALGAQSPWNNKAPSSQESKNDNSQSSQ; encoded by the exons ATGCTGGACAGAGATGTTGG GCCTACACCCATGTACCCCCCATCATACATGGAGCCTGGAATGGG gaGACCCACACCGTACGGCAACCAGACAGATTACCGGATATATGAGCTGAACAAAAGGCTACAGAATTGGACAGAG GACTGTGACAATCTCTGGTGGGATGCCTTCACCACAGAGTTCTTCGAAGATGACGCCATGCTCACCATCACGTTCTGCCTGGAAGATGGGCCAAAACGATACA ctaTTGGCAGGACGCTGATTCCGCGATACTTTCGAAGTATTTTTGAGGGGGGTGCCACTGAGCTGTTCTATGTGTTGAAACACCCAAAGGAGTCCTTCCACAGTAACTTTGTGTCTCTCGACTGTGACCAGTGCACCATGGTGACCCAGAACGGCAAACCTATGTTCACACAG GTTTGTGTGGAAGGCCGCCTGTACCTGGAGTTCATGTTTGATGACATGATGAGGATCAAGACGTGGCACTTCAGCAtcagacaacacagagaggtCCTACCAAGGAGCATTTTGGCTATGCAT GATCCCCAAATGCTCGATCAGCTGGCTAAAAATATCACCAGATGTGGGCTGTCCAACTCCACGCTCAACTATCTCCGT CTGTGTGTGATATTGGAGCCCATGCAAGAGTTGATGTCAAGGCATAAGACCTATAGCTTGAGCCCCAGAGACTGCCTGAAGACTTGCCTCTTCCAAAAGTGGCAAAGAATGGTAGCACCTCCAG CTGAGCCAGCCAGACAAGCTCCAAACAAGCGGCGGAAAAGGAAAGTGTCCGGTGGAAGCACCGTGAGCTCTGGCGGTGGCAGCAATAataacagcaacagcaaaaagAAGAGTCCAGCCAACAGCTTTTCACTCTCCAGCCAGGTACCT GACGTGATGATGGTGGGAGAGCCCACTCTGATGGGAGGGGAGTTTGGTGACGAGGACGAGCGTCTGATCACGCGGCTGGAGAACACGCAGTTCGATGGGGCGAATGGCCTGGAGGATGAGGACAGTTTCAACAGCTCGCCTGCACTGGGGGCACAATCGCCCTGGAACAACAAGGCTCCTTCCAGTCAGGAGAGCAAGAATGACAACTCCCAGTCGTCCCAATAG
- the ldb1a gene encoding LIM domain-binding protein 1-A isoform X5 yields MSVGGCACPGCSSKSFKLYSPKEPPNGGSFPPFHPGAMLDRDVGPTPMYPPSYMEPGMGRPTPYGNQTDYRIYELNKRLQNWTEDCDNLWWDAFTTEFFEDDAMLTITFCLEDGPKRYTIGRTLIPRYFRSIFEGGATELFYVLKHPKESFHSNFVSLDCDQCTMVTQNGKPMFTQVCVEGRLYLEFMFDDMMRIKTWHFSIRQHREVLPRSILAMHDPQMLDQLAKNITRCGLSNSTLNYLRLCVILEPMQELMSRHKTYSLSPRDCLKTCLFQKWQRMVAPPAEPARQAPNKRRKRKVSGGSTVSSGGGSNNNSNSKKKSPANSFSLSSQDLVGTKTCTVPELEDRS; encoded by the exons gCTGTTCGTCAAAGTCATTCAAGCTGTACTCTCCTAAGGAGCCCCCCAACGGCGGCAGCTTTCCCCCCTTCCATCCAGGCGCCATGCTGGACAGAGATGTTGG GCCTACACCCATGTACCCCCCATCATACATGGAGCCTGGAATGGG gaGACCCACACCGTACGGCAACCAGACAGATTACCGGATATATGAGCTGAACAAAAGGCTACAGAATTGGACAGAG GACTGTGACAATCTCTGGTGGGATGCCTTCACCACAGAGTTCTTCGAAGATGACGCCATGCTCACCATCACGTTCTGCCTGGAAGATGGGCCAAAACGATACA ctaTTGGCAGGACGCTGATTCCGCGATACTTTCGAAGTATTTTTGAGGGGGGTGCCACTGAGCTGTTCTATGTGTTGAAACACCCAAAGGAGTCCTTCCACAGTAACTTTGTGTCTCTCGACTGTGACCAGTGCACCATGGTGACCCAGAACGGCAAACCTATGTTCACACAG GTTTGTGTGGAAGGCCGCCTGTACCTGGAGTTCATGTTTGATGACATGATGAGGATCAAGACGTGGCACTTCAGCAtcagacaacacagagaggtCCTACCAAGGAGCATTTTGGCTATGCAT GATCCCCAAATGCTCGATCAGCTGGCTAAAAATATCACCAGATGTGGGCTGTCCAACTCCACGCTCAACTATCTCCGT CTGTGTGTGATATTGGAGCCCATGCAAGAGTTGATGTCAAGGCATAAGACCTATAGCTTGAGCCCCAGAGACTGCCTGAAGACTTGCCTCTTCCAAAAGTGGCAAAGAATGGTAGCACCTCCAG CTGAGCCAGCCAGACAAGCTCCAAACAAGCGGCGGAAAAGGAAAGTGTCCGGTGGAAGCACCGTGAGCTCTGGCGGTGGCAGCAATAataacagcaacagcaaaaagAAGAGTCCAGCCAACAGCTTTTCACTCTCCAGCCAG gaCCTGGTTGGAACAAAAACCTGTACAGTGCCGGAGCTTGAGGACCGGAGTTGA